Proteins co-encoded in one Montipora capricornis isolate CH-2021 chromosome 12, ASM3666992v2, whole genome shotgun sequence genomic window:
- the LOC138027670 gene encoding lactadherin-like, protein MNFAVISLLIYLVLRSEFATSCTATYSVRGQVLRNHTIKAETADKIEDCILRCMAYPGCTSSNFYRISKRCELNDKTHASHPEDMSSNPYTIYMVNTFRPIPCKTQLDCGMDLMCTPSLICEECRSNPLGMESRAIPNSAVTASSTWGSEHEPWQARLNNAAKSQSTGSWSARTNAVGQWLQIDLRKETVVTNVATQGRPHDSALQWVSSYKILLSLDGANWNAYRSDGSEKVFTGNSDIGTIVSHKLVPRITSRYVRFYVMSWHNHISMRVELYGCVINGP, encoded by the exons ATGAATTTTGCCGTGATATCTCTACTCATTTACTTGGTGTTGAGGTCAGAATTTGCGACTTCTTGCACAGCAACTTACTCCGTGCGGGGACAAGTTCTTCGAAACCACACCATCAAGGCAGAGACCGCAGACAAAATAGAAGATTGTATCTTGCGTTGCATGGCATATCCCGGATGTACGAGTAGTAACTTTTATCGTATAAGCAAACGCTGTGAACTGAATGACAAGACGCATGCATCTCACCCAGAAGACATGAGCAGCAATCCATATACCATATATATGGTGAACACTTTCCGACCTATACCTTGCAAAACTCAGCTCGATTGTGGTATGGATTTGATGTGCACACCGTCTCTGATTTGCGAAG AATGCCGCAGTAATCCGCTTGGAATGGAAAGTAGGGCCATACCTAACTCAGCGGTGACAGCTTCTTCAACATGGGGAAGTGAACATGAACCCTGGCAAGCCAGGCTCAACAATGCGGCAAAAAGTCAAAGTACTGGCTCTTGGTCAGCAAGAACAAATGCCGTTGGACAGTGGTTGCAAATTGACCTTCGCAAGGAGACAGTAGTGACAAATGTAGCCACACAGGGGAGGCCTCATGATTCTGCTCTTCAGTGGGTATCTTCTTACAAAATTCTGTTGAGCTTGGACGGAGCAAACTGGAATGCGTATCGAAGCGATGGTTCTGAAAAG GTTTTTACGGGAAATTCAGACATTGGAACAATTGTCTCGCACAAGTTGGTGCCAAGAATTACGAGCAGATATGTTCGCTTTTATGTAATGTCGTGGCATAACCACATATCCATGAGAGTTGAGCTGTATGGCTGTGTTATTAACGGACCATAA